Proteins co-encoded in one Hyla sarda isolate aHylSar1 chromosome 4, aHylSar1.hap1, whole genome shotgun sequence genomic window:
- the ADAL gene encoding adenosine deaminase-like protein, whose amino-acid sequence MSGEVVRDFYSQLPKVELHAHLNGSISSATMKKLMAQKPHLQIQNGMTMIEKGQKRTLEECFQMFKIIHQITDTPEDILLVTKDVIKEFAEDGVKYLELRSTPRESSSGMSKRTYVETVLEGIKQSKAEEVDIDVRFLLAIDRRGGPTVAKQTVKLAEEFFYSTNDLVLGLDLSGDPTVGHGKDFMEPLTEAKRSGLKLALHLSEVPSQEEETGLLLNIPPDRIGHGTFLCNSPKIVEVVKEQRIPMELCLTSNVKGQTVSSYDKHHFGFWYNLHHPSVLCTDDKGVFATDLSLEYEIAAKTFNLSSQQIWELSNQAINYIFAPEHIKSNLKEKWTKMKPEVFRHVQE is encoded by the exons ATGTCCGGGGAAGTGGTGCGGGACTTCTACAGCCAGCTGCCCAAAGTG GAGCTGCATGCCCACCTGAATGGCTCCATAAGTTCTGCCACCATGAAAAAGCTCATGGCCCAAAAACCCCATCTTCAAATACAGAATGGAATGACAATGATAGAAAAAGGCCAGAAGAGGACTCTAGAAGA ATGTTTTCAAATGTTCAAAATAATTCACCAGATTACAGATACACCTGAAGACATATTACTG GTTACCAAAGATGTTATTAAAGAGTTTGCAGAAGACGGTGTCAAGTACCTAGAATTACGAAGCACGCCAAGAGAGTCTTCCTCAG GGATGTCTAAAAGAACATATGTGGAGACTGTGCTTGAAGGCATTAAGCAGAGTAAGGCTGAGGAAGTGGACATTGATGTAAG GTTCTTACTAGCAATTGATAGAAGAGGTGGCCCAACAGTTGCCAAACAAACTGTTAAACTGGCTGAAGAATTTTTCTATTCTACCAATGACCTTGTGCTAGGCCTAGACCTTAGTGGAGATCCAACC GTTGGACATGGAAAAGACTTTATGGAACCACTCACTGAAGCTAAAAGGTCGGGCCTCAAACTAGCTCTTCATTTGTCAGAG GTGCCAAGTCAAGAAGAGGAGACCGGGCTTCTCCTCAATATCCCCCCGGATAGAATTGGACATGGGACTTTCCTTTGTAACTCTCCAAAAATAGTTGAAGTGGTTAAGGAGCAGCGCATACCCATGG AACTCTGCTTGACCTCAAATGTTAAAGGACAGACTGTCTCTTCATATGACAAGCATCATTTTGGATTCTGGTACAATTTGCATCACCCATCTGTGTTATGC acTGACGATAAAGGCGTCTTCGCTACAGATCTTTCCCTGGAATATGAAATAGCTGCTAAGACATTTAACCTGAGTTCACAACAAATATGGGAATTGTCCAACCAAGCCATAAATTATATCTTTGCTCCAGAACATATCAAATCAAACCTTAAGGAAAAGTGGACAAAGATGAAACCAGAGGTATTCAGACATGTGCAGGAATAA